A window from Pseudomonas alloputida encodes these proteins:
- the atpB gene encoding F0F1 ATP synthase subunit A, giving the protein MAAETASGYIQHHLQNLTYGQLPDGSWGFAHSAAEAKAMGFWAFHLDTLGWSVALGLIFLLIFRMAAKKATSGQPGGLQNFVEVMVDFVNGSVKDSFHGRSPVIAPLALTIFVWVFLMNAVDLIPVDWIPQLAILISGDPHIPFRAVSTTDPNATLAMAFCVFALIIFYSIKVKGLGGFIGELTLHPFGSKNIFVQILLIPVNFLLEFVTLIAKPISLALRLFGNMYAGELVFILIAVMFGSGLLWLSGLGVVLQWAWAVFHILIITLQAFIFMMLTIVYLSMAHEDNH; this is encoded by the coding sequence ATGGCAGCAGAAACCGCTTCGGGCTATATCCAGCACCACTTGCAGAACCTGACCTACGGTCAACTACCAGACGGCAGCTGGGGCTTCGCCCATTCGGCTGCAGAAGCCAAGGCAATGGGCTTCTGGGCGTTCCACCTGGACACCCTGGGTTGGTCCGTCGCGCTGGGTCTGATCTTCCTGTTGATCTTCCGCATGGCGGCCAAGAAGGCGACTTCCGGCCAACCTGGCGGTCTGCAGAACTTCGTTGAGGTGATGGTCGACTTCGTCAACGGCAGCGTGAAGGACTCCTTCCACGGCCGTAGCCCGGTAATCGCACCACTGGCGCTGACCATTTTCGTCTGGGTATTCCTGATGAACGCCGTCGACCTGATACCGGTCGACTGGATTCCTCAGCTGGCCATCCTGATTTCCGGTGACCCGCACATTCCGTTCCGCGCCGTGTCGACCACCGACCCGAACGCGACCCTGGCCATGGCCTTCTGCGTCTTCGCCCTGATCATCTTCTACAGCATCAAGGTCAAGGGACTGGGCGGCTTCATCGGTGAGCTGACCCTGCACCCGTTTGGCAGCAAGAATATCTTCGTGCAGATCCTGCTGATTCCAGTCAACTTCCTGCTGGAATTCGTAACCCTGATCGCCAAGCCGATCTCGCTGGCACTGCGTCTGTTCGGCAACATGTATGCTGGCGAGCTGGTGTTCATCCTGATCGCTGTAATGTTCGGCTCCGGCCTGCTGTGGCTCAGCGGCCTGGGTGTGGTGCTGCAATGGGCGTGGGCTGTGTTCCACATCCTGATCATCACCCTGCAAGCTTTCATCTTCATGATGCTGACCATCGTCTACCTGTCGATGGCTCACGAAGATAACCATTAA
- the atpE gene encoding F0F1 ATP synthase subunit C — translation METVVGLTAIAVALLIGLGALGTAIGFGLLGGKFLEGAARQPEMVPMLQVKMFIVAGLLDAVTMIGVGIALFFTFANPFVGQIAG, via the coding sequence ATGGAAACTGTAGTTGGTCTGACCGCTATCGCTGTTGCTCTGCTGATCGGCCTGGGTGCTCTGGGTACCGCCATTGGTTTCGGCCTGCTGGGTGGCAAATTCCTGGAAGGCGCTGCTCGTCAGCCAGAAATGGTTCCGATGCTGCAGGTCAAAATGTTCATCGTTGCCGGTCTGCTCGACGCCGTAACCATGATCGGTGTTGGTATCGCTCTGTTCTTCACCTTCGCGAATCCGTTCGTTGGTCAGATCGCCGGCTAA